DNA from Helicoverpa zea isolate HzStark_Cry1AcR chromosome 22, ilHelZeax1.1, whole genome shotgun sequence:
ttaataatgacaaaactATGGAGACTCTGTTTGTAGCCAATGTTCCTGTGTATAGCTTGGATCTTTAAAATAAGTTCAACGATGTAGTTTTTGTGCAGTATGTTCTGAATGTACATCATAGTGAAGACTACACAGTACCATccgaaatagaaaaaaatcaaGAAAAGCAAGATAATGAGATCAAATTGCTCAATTTTGCCGCGTAAACCAGCTATCGAGTGCATTCTATAGAAACACAATGaattcagaaggaacatgaatATGATTCCTGAAGTGTGATAAATTTTCCCATTGGGGTCAAtgtgattatttttaatattatatagtgaaaacaaaaacagttgAAGAGCAAAGTCAAACGAATACGCGATTTTTTGGATTTCACTGTCTAGTCGattattttttagaattttgaATGAGACCGTTACCGCGTTACTTTGTGTTTGAGACATTGCTTTCGTAAGGCTGttctaaatattatgtttttttgatAAACAAAGTAGTATTAGATAGAGACAATGAAATTATAGACATTACACGcaattacttaaaatattaaacaacaaTGTTTGTTGACAATGAGTAATAGATTACTTCCGTCTTGGACTGACTTACACCCACGTAGATACCTAAACAGTCAAAATCGAATATATGTTTAGACCGTGTTTTATCATTCTACCTATTGCCCAAATGATTAACGGTCGGCGCAGCACGtgtaactttaatattttctaaAGTCAACTAAACGCGTGCAGTCACGGAAattgctgagtaccagtgtttaacaaggagcgactaagcctatctgacctcctcaacccagttacccgggcatcccaATACACGAAGGATATTGTTTACATTCTACCTATCAACGAGTGCAAGGTTTGACACAGTAGCAATATTGCTCTAAGTGAAAAGCCCAGTGTATGATAAAGAATTGAATGCATGAGCAGAGAGAAAAGGAAGAATGGAAATGCgacaaggaaaaaaaataaacattacgtCAAGTTTTAATACATTATTAACAAAGCATTTGAATACAAAACGAATTCGAAAATATCAGTACAAAGAGCAGATTAACTCAAACCACTTTCTAATTAaggcaacattaaaaaaaatctatatttaacaTATCAAGtcagaattattttttattaccagCCCTGTAGTTGCGGAGGTTAACGCGGTCAAgcaaacagacaaactcttcagctttaaatgTTAGTACACATAAAATTGCAGCAGAACAATGGAGTAATACCCGATGCAGCCCATTAAAGACAATGGTAACGCCGCATTTACATTGAACAAGCCACATGCGCTCATTTGACTGAATTCTCCACACATATGTACAATATTCTTGAATAGTTGTTCTTGACTTTCTGTAAGAAATGTTAAGAATTACGGTCGACTTTCTCTTACTGAGCTAGCTAGAATATTGTTTTGCCCTAGTAACTGtgtttaggaggtcagataggcagtcgctaattggaaaacactggtactcaagcTGCATTGGTTAAACTGAAAGGTgattccaacatagttggggtaaggctaggcagataaaatTCTCTCATTGGGTTTACTAATCTGGTAAGTACTGATATCAGAGGTtcgccaaaaataaataatgggtGCTGTTAGGAATTGAAACCATAAGTGTTATCAAGATTGCAGGGCTGGGTAGACGATGATGAAGCTGAAGTGAATATGAAATAAGGAAAGTTTCTTTTTCGTTACGTATAAATATTCTCACTTGTACAGTTTTTCTTCAAAAGTAGCATGCAAGCCATCTCAGCTTCATTCACGGCTAAGTAGAACTTCTGGCAGTTGGTGCAGTATATAATGCCTAATATAGAATCATGCATTGCCCACAGCAGCAAGGCGACGCAGCGCATAATAGTCTGTGAATTGAGAGTAGtgttaatgaattaaaaaaaaaagtttttatgaagTCCAGTCAAGGAGGTTTAACAAAGTCCGTCATCCGTCACTATCTTAAATGTTTttcgtcttaccacaaaaacttttaaacgtcagtttaagacttgtctaaaaaaatgacaaattatgacgttgacatatggttcattttgcagccacaatttttttagacaagtgtaaaccaggtgtttaagtttttgtagtaaggccatttatgttttattcgtggcaattttttttttcaatattttgttttcattacagtTCGTTTCGACTACAAGACTCATTGAAGATTCTTTACTTTTTGTACCATAAATATCCGCAACAAATTGTTAAATAAGGATTATTACGAAGCAGATTGtctattaagtttttttaccacTTTAAATAACCCTGGAGGCAGAAGAA
Protein-coding regions in this window:
- the LOC124641551 gene encoding uncharacterized protein LOC124641551 translates to MIVISVKISTSKLIYTIMRCVALLLWAMHDSILGIIYCTNCQKFYLAVNEAEMACMLLLKKNCTKSQEQLFKNIVHMCGEFSQMSACGLFNVNAALPLSLMGCIGYYSIVLLQFYVY